One window of Acidimicrobiales bacterium genomic DNA carries:
- a CDS encoding ATP-binding cassette domain-containing protein has product MDSHELAGGAVGTTGADAVADGATAAGTERADDVPDDDIVIRLVDVTKVFPGSDTPAVGGLSLEMARGELTALVGPSGCGKSTTLKMINRLLEPTSGELYVQGVEVRQQPKHELRRQIGYVIQQIGLFPHRTVAHNIGTVPRLLGWSRADIRARTEELAEQVGLAPEMLGRYPGALSGGQQQRVGVARALAADPPVLLMDEPYSAVDPIVRKQLQDDLLALQHDLHKTIVLVTHDIDEAIKVGDRIVLLNVGGVLEQVGTPAEVLRSPANEFVETFLGRERGLKRMALITVAEVPLARGPVLGADADAADAAAVMADAGTEWIGVLDGDQVLGWAWGRDLAGCTLVGDAPRQPFRAYVHPGTSIREALDNIVNTRTRVALVLAEDDGRYLGMLTVDELAEALE; this is encoded by the coding sequence GTGGACAGCCACGAACTGGCGGGCGGCGCCGTCGGCACCACCGGGGCCGACGCCGTCGCGGACGGCGCCACCGCAGCGGGCACCGAGCGCGCCGACGACGTCCCGGACGACGACATCGTCATCCGCCTGGTCGACGTCACGAAGGTGTTCCCCGGCTCCGACACGCCGGCGGTCGGAGGCCTGTCGTTGGAGATGGCCCGCGGCGAGCTGACGGCGCTGGTGGGCCCTTCGGGCTGCGGCAAGAGCACGACCCTCAAGATGATCAACCGGCTCCTCGAGCCGACGAGCGGTGAGCTCTACGTGCAGGGCGTGGAGGTCCGCCAGCAGCCGAAGCACGAGCTGCGCCGCCAGATCGGCTACGTGATCCAGCAGATCGGCCTCTTCCCCCACCGCACCGTCGCCCACAACATCGGCACCGTCCCCCGCCTCCTCGGGTGGTCGAGGGCCGACATCCGGGCCCGCACCGAGGAGCTCGCCGAGCAGGTCGGCCTCGCGCCCGAGATGCTCGGCCGCTACCCCGGGGCGCTCTCGGGCGGGCAGCAGCAGCGGGTGGGAGTGGCCCGCGCCCTCGCCGCCGATCCGCCGGTCCTGCTGATGGACGAGCCGTACAGCGCCGTGGACCCCATCGTGCGCAAGCAGCTCCAGGACGACCTCCTGGCCCTCCAGCACGACCTGCACAAGACCATCGTCCTCGTCACCCACGACATCGACGAGGCCATCAAGGTCGGCGACCGCATCGTGTTGTTGAACGTCGGCGGCGTCCTCGAGCAGGTGGGGACGCCGGCCGAGGTGCTCCGGTCGCCGGCGAACGAGTTCGTCGAGACCTTCCTGGGCCGCGAGCGCGGCCTCAAGCGCATGGCCCTCATCACCGTCGCCGAGGTCCCCCTCGCCCGCGGCCCGGTCCTGGGGGCGGACGCCGACGCGGCCGACGCCGCGGCCGTCATGGCCGACGCCGGCACGGAGTGGATCGGGGTCCTCGACGGCGACCAGGTGCTCGGCTGGGCCTGGGGGCGCGATCTGGCGGGCTGCACCCTCGTGGGTGACGCGCCCCGCCAGCCGTTCCGGGCGTACGTGCACCCGGGCACGTCCATCCGGGAGGCGCTGGACAACATCGTCAACACCCGCACCCGGGTCGCGCTGGTGCTCGCCGAGGACGACGGCCGCTACCTCGGCATGCTCACCGTCGACGAACTGGCCGAGGCCCTGGAATGA
- the nadC gene encoding carboxylating nicotinate-nucleotide diphosphorylase gives MSRTDLHPPIGAVREAVGRAIAEDLTPLGDLTSGLLPATARATAEFVARTDGVLAGRLCADEAFRQIDPWVTATWAADDGDAVHAGQVLGRVDGPLASVLTGERTALNFLSHLSGVATLTRRYVDAVAAAGGGAQVWDTRKTTPGLRSLEKAAVRAGGGRNHRGNLSDWVMLKDNHLTVLGITDAVATAKDRWPARTIHVECASLEEVIEALGAGADALLLDNMSPDEVRAAMAAVGEHRAGGGAPCLVEASGGINLDTIAAYAVTGVDLISVGAITNSAPVLDIGLDIAVDQTPSPAPEGPSPSTPPPAADPAASPSDDDAGAP, from the coding sequence GTGAGCCGGACCGACCTGCACCCGCCGATCGGCGCCGTGCGCGAGGCCGTCGGCCGCGCCATCGCCGAGGACCTGACGCCGCTCGGCGACCTCACCTCCGGCCTGCTGCCGGCCACCGCCCGCGCCACGGCCGAGTTCGTGGCCCGCACCGACGGCGTGCTGGCCGGACGGCTGTGCGCGGACGAGGCCTTCCGCCAGATCGACCCCTGGGTCACGGCGACGTGGGCGGCCGACGACGGCGACGCGGTCCACGCCGGCCAGGTGCTGGGCCGGGTGGACGGGCCGTTGGCCTCGGTCCTCACGGGCGAGCGCACCGCACTCAACTTCCTCAGCCACCTCTCCGGGGTGGCCACCCTCACCCGTCGCTACGTCGATGCGGTGGCGGCGGCCGGCGGCGGCGCCCAGGTGTGGGACACCCGCAAGACGACGCCGGGCCTGCGCTCGCTCGAGAAGGCCGCGGTCCGAGCAGGCGGGGGGCGCAACCACCGGGGCAACCTGTCCGACTGGGTGATGCTGAAGGACAACCACCTCACGGTGCTCGGCATCACCGATGCCGTGGCCACGGCGAAGGACCGGTGGCCGGCCCGCACCATCCACGTCGAGTGCGCGTCGCTCGAAGAGGTGATCGAGGCGCTCGGCGCCGGCGCCGACGCACTCCTGCTCGACAACATGTCCCCCGACGAGGTCCGGGCGGCCATGGCCGCGGTCGGCGAGCACCGGGCCGGGGGCGGCGCACCCTGCCTCGTCGAGGCCTCCGGGGGCATCAACCTCGACACCATCGCCGCCTACGCGGTCACCGGGGTCGACCTCATCTCCGTGGGGGCCATCACCAACTCGGCGCCGGTGCTCGACATCGGCCTCGACATCGCCGTCGACCAGACCCCCTCGCCGGCACCTGAGGGCCCTTCCCCTTCCACGCCCCCGCCCGCCGCCGACCCCGCCGCCTCCCCTTCCGACGACGACGCAGGAGCGCCCTGA
- a CDS encoding DUF2520 domain-containing protein, with product MTPAAAGVDLLIIATPDAAIADVAASVEPADAVVAHLAGSLGLGALAPHARVAAVHPLVSLPNAEVGAERLRDGAWFAIAGDPLAAEVVADLAGHAFEVADDDRAAYHAAACIASNHLVALLGQVERVAATAGVPLEAYLSLVRGTVDNVAALGPAAALTGPAARGDWATIERHLEALDPSERAAYEALMHAARRLVAPDEP from the coding sequence GTGACGCCGGCCGCCGCCGGCGTCGACCTGTTGATCATCGCCACGCCGGACGCGGCCATCGCCGACGTGGCCGCCTCGGTCGAGCCCGCCGACGCCGTGGTGGCCCACCTCGCGGGCTCGTTGGGGCTCGGCGCGCTGGCGCCTCATGCGCGGGTGGCAGCCGTCCACCCCCTCGTCTCGCTCCCGAACGCCGAGGTGGGGGCGGAGCGCCTCCGCGACGGCGCCTGGTTCGCCATCGCCGGCGACCCGCTCGCGGCCGAGGTGGTGGCCGACCTGGCCGGGCACGCCTTCGAGGTGGCCGATGACGACCGCGCCGCCTACCACGCCGCTGCCTGCATCGCCTCGAACCACCTCGTCGCGCTGCTCGGCCAGGTCGAGCGGGTGGCCGCCACCGCCGGGGTGCCCCTCGAGGCCTATCTCTCCCTGGTGCGGGGCACGGTGGACAACGTGGCCGCTCTCGGCCCTGCGGCCGCCCTCACGGGGCCGGCGGCGCGGGGTGACTGGGCCACCATCGAGCGCCACCTCGAGGCCCTCGACCCGTCCGAGCGCGCCGCGTACGAGGCGCTCATGCACGCCGCCCGCCGCTTGGTCGCCCCCGACGAACCCTGA
- the folB gene encoding dihydroneopterin aldolase yields the protein MAADRIELRDLRVMGRCGVLPEEEVRAQPLQVDLDVELDLSAAGASDDLDDTVDYGALCALVEGTIASRHVALLEHLAAVIAERVLEDERIEAVTVALRKLRPPVPHQLATSGVRITRVRAAAPGGTTGFARPSGSAGAAGATGA from the coding sequence ATGGCCGCTGATCGCATCGAGCTGCGCGACCTGCGCGTCATGGGTCGCTGCGGGGTCCTGCCCGAGGAGGAGGTGCGCGCCCAGCCCTTGCAGGTGGACCTCGACGTCGAGCTCGACCTGTCTGCCGCGGGCGCCAGCGACGACCTCGACGACACCGTCGACTACGGAGCGCTCTGCGCGCTCGTCGAGGGCACCATCGCCAGTCGCCACGTGGCCCTGCTCGAGCACCTCGCCGCGGTGATCGCGGAGCGGGTCCTCGAGGACGAGCGCATCGAGGCGGTCACGGTGGCACTGCGCAAGCTGCGCCCCCCGGTGCCCCACCAGCTGGCCACCTCCGGGGTCCGCATCACCCGGGTGCGCGCTGCGGCGCCGGGAGGCACCACGGGGTTCGCCCGCCCTTCCGGGTCGGCGGGTGCGGCCGGCGCGACCGGGGCCTGA
- a CDS encoding NAD-dependent epimerase/dehydratase family protein encodes MRVLVTGLGGELGTRVALLLEARADVEAVVGIDIEPPRRYLTRTDFHRIDPRDRARNVALVRELEPTVVVHVGTYEPNARCSPKAALERTEAGTIGILGAAAECPSLERIVLRSGIEVYGRGRGAATRPDESVPPEPTSPFGTSLLHAERVAGMAGDVAGVPVTTLRLAPVMGPHFPSPLGRYLRLPVVPVSATSDLPFSLLHQEDAAAAIVAAVASDHDGPLNVVGDGAITASQAARFGGRLPLPIVGPTWSLARLAAEVAGSPLPEHLRELLIRGRTADGAQCVEVLGVHPRWDTVDVVKDLFQWAGVTYVTFGDAKAEVA; translated from the coding sequence ATGAGGGTGCTGGTGACGGGGCTCGGCGGCGAGCTGGGCACCCGGGTGGCGCTGCTGCTCGAGGCCCGGGCCGACGTCGAGGCCGTCGTGGGCATCGACATCGAGCCGCCCCGCCGCTACCTCACCCGCACCGACTTCCACCGCATCGACCCGCGCGACCGGGCCCGCAACGTGGCCCTGGTGCGCGAGCTCGAGCCGACCGTCGTGGTCCACGTCGGCACCTACGAGCCCAACGCCCGCTGCTCGCCGAAGGCGGCGCTCGAGCGCACCGAGGCCGGCACCATCGGCATCCTGGGCGCCGCCGCCGAGTGCCCCAGCCTCGAGCGCATCGTGTTGCGCTCGGGCATCGAGGTCTACGGCCGGGGCCGGGGCGCGGCCACCCGCCCCGACGAGTCGGTGCCCCCCGAGCCCACCTCGCCCTTCGGCACCTCGCTGCTGCACGCCGAGCGGGTGGCGGGGATGGCCGGCGACGTTGCCGGGGTGCCCGTCACCACGCTCCGCCTCGCCCCGGTCATGGGGCCGCACTTCCCGAGCCCGCTCGGGCGCTACCTGCGCCTCCCGGTCGTCCCCGTGAGCGCCACGTCCGACCTGCCCTTCTCGTTGCTCCACCAGGAGGACGCCGCGGCCGCCATCGTCGCCGCCGTCGCCTCCGACCACGACGGACCCCTCAACGTGGTGGGCGACGGCGCCATCACCGCCAGCCAGGCCGCCCGCTTCGGCGGCCGCCTGCCGTTGCCCATCGTCGGCCCGACGTGGAGCCTCGCCCGGTTGGCTGCGGAGGTCGCGGGCTCGCCCCTGCCCGAGCACCTCCGGGAGCTGCTCATCCGGGGCCGCACCGCCGATGGCGCCCAGTGCGTGGAGGTCTTGGGCGTGCATCCGCGTTGGGACACCGTCGACGTGGTCAAGGACCTGTTCCAGTGGGCCGGTGTCACCTACGTCACCTTCGGCGACGCCAAGGCCGAGGTCGCCTGA
- the nadB gene encoding L-aspartate oxidase produces the protein MSPRAPEGQALDLLVLGSGVAGLSAAVRASDHHGWSVGVLTKGVLSTATTQWAQGGVAAVLAEGTDSTDLHFSDTLAAGADLCDREAVRVLVEDGPHRVEDLMAIGAAFDRDAAGTLELAREGGHTLPRIVHAGGDATGYEIERALVAATLRTAARVLERHFATDLIVEDGRCVGVRALDPAGEPVEVRARHVLMATGGAGQLYAVTTNPVESTGDGVAMGLRAGVAVADIEFVQFHPTALHDPRMPRPLLSEALRGHGALLRDTEGERFVDELQPRDVVSRAITARMIEQGVDHLWLDATGLEDFEHRFPTMARSLVAAHLDPATDWLPVAPAAHYLCGGLVTDLDGATSLPGLWAAGETTCTGVHGANRLASNSLLEGLVFAPRAVEAMAKGADGPEATGAMRAVLGGADGPDDIGGRALPAPAPAPEPGPAAGTVAERRDLLQRAMTRGAGVLRDDASLATTGEVVGAVAASIPALGDPTDWELRNLASVAEAVLAAATARHESRGAHTRLEYPDPEGAFHCRLVQRHPT, from the coding sequence ATGAGCCCCCGCGCGCCCGAGGGGCAGGCGTTGGACCTGCTGGTCCTCGGATCGGGGGTGGCCGGGCTGTCCGCTGCCGTGCGGGCCAGCGACCACCACGGGTGGAGCGTGGGCGTGCTGACCAAGGGCGTGCTGTCCACGGCGACCACCCAGTGGGCCCAGGGCGGGGTGGCCGCGGTGCTGGCCGAAGGAACCGACTCCACCGACCTGCACTTCTCGGACACGCTGGCGGCCGGCGCCGACCTCTGTGACCGCGAGGCGGTCCGGGTGCTCGTCGAGGACGGCCCCCACCGGGTCGAGGACCTCATGGCCATCGGGGCCGCGTTCGACCGCGACGCCGCGGGCACGCTCGAGCTGGCCCGCGAAGGCGGCCACACGCTGCCCCGGATCGTCCATGCCGGCGGCGACGCCACCGGCTACGAGATCGAGCGGGCCCTCGTGGCCGCGACCCTCCGCACGGCCGCCCGTGTGCTGGAGCGGCACTTCGCCACCGACCTGATCGTGGAAGACGGTCGCTGCGTCGGGGTGCGGGCCCTCGACCCCGCGGGCGAGCCCGTCGAGGTGCGTGCCCGCCATGTCCTCATGGCCACCGGGGGCGCCGGCCAGCTCTACGCCGTGACCACCAACCCGGTCGAGTCCACCGGCGACGGCGTGGCCATGGGCCTGCGCGCCGGCGTGGCCGTGGCCGACATCGAGTTCGTCCAGTTCCATCCCACGGCGCTGCACGACCCGCGCATGCCCCGCCCGCTGCTCTCCGAAGCGCTGCGGGGCCACGGCGCCCTCCTGCGTGACACCGAGGGCGAGCGCTTCGTCGACGAGCTCCAGCCCCGCGACGTGGTGTCGCGGGCCATCACGGCCAGGATGATCGAGCAGGGCGTCGACCACCTGTGGCTCGACGCCACCGGCCTCGAGGACTTCGAGCATCGCTTCCCGACGATGGCGCGCTCCCTCGTGGCGGCCCACCTCGACCCCGCCACGGACTGGCTGCCCGTGGCCCCGGCCGCCCACTACCTCTGCGGCGGCCTCGTCACGGACCTCGACGGCGCCACCAGCCTGCCCGGCCTCTGGGCCGCGGGCGAGACCACGTGCACCGGCGTCCACGGGGCCAACCGCCTCGCCTCCAACTCGCTGCTCGAGGGCCTCGTCTTCGCCCCCCGCGCGGTCGAGGCCATGGCCAAGGGGGCGGACGGGCCCGAGGCGACCGGCGCCATGCGGGCCGTGCTCGGCGGCGCCGACGGTCCCGACGACATCGGTGGGCGGGCACTGCCCGCGCCCGCGCCCGCTCCCGAGCCCGGCCCCGCCGCCGGCACCGTCGCCGAGCGGCGCGACCTGCTCCAGCGGGCCATGACCCGTGGCGCCGGCGTGCTGCGGGACGACGCGTCGTTGGCCACCACGGGTGAGGTGGTCGGGGCCGTCGCGGCCTCGATCCCTGCACTGGGCGACCCGACCGATTGGGAGCTGCGCAACCTGGCGTCGGTGGCCGAGGCCGTGCTCGCCGCCGCCACGGCCCGTCACGAGAGCCGCGGCGCCCACACCCGCCTCGAGTACCCCGACCCTGAGGGCGCCTTCCACTGCCGCCTCGTCCAGCGCCACCCCACATGA
- a CDS encoding pantoate--beta-alanine ligase gives MKVVSTVAELRAELDAARRDGGTVGLVPTMGYLHDGHVSLMDAAVADNDLTATTIFVNPLQFAPTEDLAAYPRDLAGDTARCEAAGVGVLFTPSVEAMYPVPIQTTVSVSGITSTMEGASRPTHFAGVATVVAKLFALAGPCRAYFGEKDFQQLAVVRTMARDLSFPVEVVGCPTVREPDGLAMSSRNAYLTPEERAAAPVLHRALQAGAEAVRGGERDPAVVRDLVARMVEAEPLAELDYAAVVDPTTLEVVDPLAGEVRLLAAAKFGRARLLDNVGATTPTG, from the coding sequence GTGAAGGTGGTCTCGACCGTCGCCGAGCTGCGGGCCGAGTTGGATGCCGCGCGGCGCGACGGGGGGACCGTCGGACTGGTGCCGACGATGGGCTACCTCCACGACGGCCACGTCTCGCTGATGGACGCCGCGGTCGCCGACAACGACCTGACGGCCACGACGATCTTCGTGAACCCCCTCCAGTTCGCGCCCACCGAGGACCTCGCCGCCTACCCCCGGGACCTCGCCGGCGACACCGCACGCTGCGAGGCGGCGGGCGTCGGCGTCCTCTTCACCCCTTCGGTGGAGGCGATGTACCCGGTCCCCATCCAGACCACGGTCTCGGTGTCGGGCATCACCTCGACGATGGAGGGAGCCTCCCGGCCGACGCACTTCGCCGGCGTGGCAACGGTGGTGGCGAAGCTGTTCGCGCTGGCGGGGCCGTGTCGGGCGTACTTCGGCGAGAAGGACTTCCAACAGCTGGCGGTCGTGCGCACGATGGCGCGGGACCTCTCCTTTCCCGTCGAGGTGGTGGGGTGCCCGACCGTGCGTGAGCCGGACGGCCTCGCCATGTCGAGTCGCAACGCCTACCTCACCCCCGAGGAGCGGGCCGCGGCACCGGTGCTGCACCGTGCCCTCCAGGCCGGGGCCGAGGCCGTCCGCGGCGGCGAGCGGGACCCCGCCGTCGTGCGCGACCTCGTCGCCCGGATGGTCGAGGCCGAACCGCTCGCCGAGCTGGACTACGCCGCCGTGGTCGACCCGACGACGCTCGAGGTGGTCGACCCCCTGGCCGGCGAGGTGCGACTGCTCGCGGCGGCGAAGTTCGGTCGCGCGCGCCTCCTGGATAATGTTGGCGCCACGACCCCGACGGGGTGA
- the lysS gene encoding lysine--tRNA ligase: MAHLARPASHPREECELRVPSSEIPYRYEPDATAAELHEAYPDLEPGTETGRVVTVAGRLMLRRVQGKLAFGTLQDGSGRIQLFAPSATTPEFEAFGDLSLGDWIGVTGEVMTTRRGELSVRVDGWDVLAEAIRPFPDKWHGLTDPDTRYRQRYVDFWVTDEAREAIANRSRIMSLTRRWLEDRGFIEVETPVFHPIAGGATAKPFVTHHNALDVDLFLRIAPELYLKRLVVGGFERVFEIARVFRNEGLSPRHQPEFTMLELYQAYADYGDMMALTEELVAHLATEICGTTQLSYGGRDLDLSVPWRRASMCDLVEEIAGVRIDVRMPLEDLRRIAHEHGVPVEDDWGPGKLVLEIYEKTTEHQLWGPVFVTDYPLEVSPLSRDHRELPDMVERFEAIVAGRELCNAFSELVDPVEQRARFEDQAAKAAAGDEEAAAVIDEDYVRALEYGLPPTGGLGIGMDRLVMLLGDIATIRDVVAFPTLRPEVLE; the protein is encoded by the coding sequence CTGGCTCACCTTGCACGGCCTGCGTCTCATCCACGAGAAGAATGCGAGCTGAGGGTGCCCAGCTCCGAGATCCCCTACCGCTACGAGCCAGACGCGACCGCGGCCGAGCTGCACGAGGCCTACCCCGACCTCGAGCCCGGCACCGAGACGGGTCGCGTCGTCACCGTCGCGGGCCGGCTCATGCTGCGCCGCGTCCAGGGCAAGCTGGCCTTCGGAACCCTCCAGGACGGCAGCGGGCGGATCCAGCTCTTCGCCCCCTCGGCCACCACGCCCGAGTTCGAGGCCTTCGGTGACCTCTCCCTCGGCGACTGGATCGGGGTCACCGGTGAGGTGATGACCACCCGCCGCGGCGAGCTGTCGGTGCGGGTCGACGGTTGGGACGTCCTGGCCGAGGCCATCCGGCCGTTCCCCGACAAGTGGCACGGCCTCACCGACCCCGACACCCGCTACCGCCAGCGCTACGTCGACTTCTGGGTCACCGACGAGGCACGCGAGGCCATCGCCAACCGCAGCCGCATCATGTCCCTCACCCGTCGCTGGCTGGAGGACCGGGGCTTCATCGAGGTCGAGACCCCGGTGTTCCACCCCATCGCCGGCGGCGCCACGGCCAAGCCCTTCGTCACCCACCACAACGCCCTCGACGTCGACCTCTTCCTGCGCATCGCGCCCGAGCTCTATCTGAAGCGCCTCGTGGTGGGCGGTTTCGAGCGGGTCTTCGAGATCGCCCGGGTGTTCCGCAACGAGGGCCTGTCGCCGCGCCACCAGCCCGAGTTCACGATGCTCGAGCTCTACCAGGCCTACGCCGACTACGGCGACATGATGGCCCTGACCGAGGAGCTCGTCGCGCACCTGGCCACCGAGATCTGCGGCACCACCCAGCTCAGCTACGGCGGTCGCGACCTGGACCTGTCCGTGCCGTGGCGGCGGGCGTCGATGTGCGACCTCGTCGAGGAGATCGCCGGGGTGCGCATCGACGTGCGCATGCCCCTCGAGGACCTCCGCCGCATCGCCCACGAGCACGGTGTGCCCGTCGAGGACGACTGGGGCCCGGGCAAGCTCGTCCTCGAGATCTACGAGAAGACCACCGAGCACCAGCTGTGGGGCCCGGTGTTCGTCACGGACTATCCCCTCGAGGTCTCGCCGCTCTCACGGGACCACCGCGAGCTGCCCGACATGGTCGAGCGCTTCGAGGCCATCGTCGCGGGGCGCGAGCTGTGCAACGCGTTCAGCGAGCTGGTCGACCCCGTCGAGCAGCGGGCCCGGTTCGAGGACCAGGCCGCGAAGGCCGCGGCCGGCGACGAGGAAGCCGCCGCGGTCATCGACGAGGACTACGTCCGGGCCCTGGAGTACGGCCTGCCCCCGACGGGGGGTCTTGGCATCGGGATGGACCGGTTGGTCATGCTGTTGGGCGACATCGCCACCATCCGCGACGTGGTGGCGTTCCCGACCCTGCGGCCCGAGGTCCTCGAATGA
- a CDS encoding type III pantothenate kinase — MLLVIDVGNTDTVFGLYDPEVATVATAGDGLTGHWRISTHAERTADEQAVMLEGFLGLAGYSWNHDVDGVAICSGVPRVTANLRNMCDRYLDGEPVVLEPGVKTGISILYNDPKEVGPDRIANAVAAYDLFGGPTIMVDFGTATTCDVVSASGEYLGGAIAPGIEISLDALFGRAAAVRQVALDRPVHVLGKSTMESIQSGTGFGYAAMVDGLCDRIERELGECTVVATGGLAHLISPISERIEHTEPWLTLHGLRLIHEKNAS; from the coding sequence ATGCTGTTGGTCATCGATGTCGGCAACACCGACACCGTGTTCGGCCTCTACGACCCGGAGGTCGCCACCGTGGCGACGGCCGGAGACGGGCTGACCGGCCACTGGCGGATCTCCACCCACGCCGAGCGCACGGCCGACGAGCAGGCGGTCATGCTCGAGGGCTTCCTCGGCCTGGCCGGCTACTCCTGGAACCACGACGTGGACGGGGTGGCCATCTGCTCGGGCGTGCCTCGGGTCACGGCGAACCTCCGCAACATGTGCGACCGCTACCTCGACGGCGAGCCGGTCGTGCTCGAGCCCGGCGTGAAGACCGGCATCTCCATCCTCTACAACGACCCGAAGGAGGTGGGGCCCGACCGCATCGCCAACGCCGTGGCGGCCTATGACCTCTTCGGCGGCCCGACGATCATGGTGGACTTCGGCACCGCCACCACCTGCGACGTCGTGTCGGCCTCGGGCGAGTACCTCGGCGGCGCCATCGCGCCCGGCATCGAGATCAGCCTCGACGCGTTGTTCGGCCGCGCTGCCGCCGTGCGCCAGGTCGCGCTGGACCGTCCCGTCCACGTCCTCGGCAAGTCGACCATGGAGTCGATCCAGTCGGGCACCGGCTTCGGCTACGCCGCCATGGTCGACGGGCTGTGCGACCGCATCGAGCGCGAGCTGGGGGAGTGCACCGTGGTGGCCACCGGCGGCCTCGCCCACCTCATCTCGCCCATCTCCGAGCGCATCGAGCACACCGAGCCCTGGCTCACCTTGCACGGCCTGCGTCTCATCCACGAGAAGAATGCGAGCTGA
- the folK gene encoding 2-amino-4-hydroxy-6-hydroxymethyldihydropteridine diphosphokinase, translating to MRAFLGMGSNLGDRWTHLRDAVDSLSDVVAVSSVYETDPVGGPADQDAYLNLVVELDTELTARQLMSVGQRLQAAAERVQTVRWGPRTLDVDVLWMDGVTVDEPDLQVPHPRMFERRFVLAPLAELAPELVPEEALADSMGSVAVVGPLR from the coding sequence GTGCGGGCCTTCCTCGGCATGGGGTCCAACCTCGGTGACCGCTGGACCCACCTGCGCGACGCGGTCGACTCGCTGAGCGACGTCGTCGCCGTGTCGTCGGTCTACGAGACCGATCCGGTGGGAGGCCCAGCCGACCAGGACGCCTATCTGAACCTCGTCGTCGAGCTCGACACCGAGCTCACCGCCCGGCAGCTGATGAGCGTCGGCCAGCGGCTCCAGGCCGCGGCCGAGCGGGTGCAGACCGTGCGCTGGGGCCCTCGTACCCTCGACGTCGACGTGCTCTGGATGGACGGCGTCACCGTGGACGAGCCCGACCTCCAGGTGCCGCATCCCCGAATGTTCGAGCGCCGGTTCGTGCTGGCCCCGCTGGCCGAGCTGGCCCCCGAGCTCGTCCCCGAGGAGGCGTTGGCCGACTCGATGGGTTCGGTGGCGGTGGTCGGCCCCCTCCGATGA
- the folP gene encoding dihydropteroate synthase, producing MGVLNVTPDSFSDGGRYLDVDRAVAHGLQLLADGAHVIDVGGESTRPGAAAVDAAEECRRVVPVIEALAGQVRVSIDTTKAAVAEAAVAAGASLVNDVSASLAPVAADLGVGWLAMHRKGDPRTMQVDPRYDDVVAEVRDQLVAWAEEARALGVPEVWIDPGIGFGKTLDHNLALLAHLDALVATGFPVAVGTSRKSSLGTLLAASDGVDEVPADDRLEGSLATATWAMAQGVRMVRAHDVRATVHAAAVVAGQIETAA from the coding sequence ATGGGCGTGCTCAACGTGACGCCCGACTCGTTCTCGGACGGTGGTCGGTACCTGGACGTCGACCGCGCCGTGGCCCACGGCCTGCAGTTGCTCGCCGACGGCGCGCACGTGATCGACGTGGGGGGCGAGTCCACAAGACCTGGCGCCGCGGCGGTCGACGCCGCCGAGGAGTGCCGGCGCGTCGTGCCCGTGATCGAGGCCCTCGCCGGCCAGGTCCGGGTCTCGATCGACACCACCAAGGCCGCGGTGGCCGAGGCCGCCGTCGCCGCCGGCGCCAGCCTGGTCAACGACGTCTCGGCGTCGCTCGCCCCCGTGGCCGCGGACCTCGGGGTGGGCTGGCTGGCCATGCACCGAAAGGGCGATCCCCGGACCATGCAGGTCGACCCCCGCTACGACGACGTGGTGGCGGAGGTGCGGGACCAGCTGGTGGCCTGGGCCGAGGAGGCCCGTGCGCTCGGCGTCCCCGAGGTGTGGATCGACCCGGGCATCGGGTTCGGCAAGACCCTCGACCACAACCTCGCCCTGCTCGCCCACCTCGACGCACTCGTGGCCACGGGGTTCCCCGTGGCCGTCGGCACGAGCCGGAAGTCCAGCCTCGGCACCCTCCTCGCGGCCTCCGACGGCGTCGACGAGGTGCCCGCCGACGATCGCCTCGAGGGCTCGCTGGCCACGGCCACGTGGGCGATGGCACAGGGCGTGCGGATGGTGCGGGCCCACGACGTCCGGGCCACGGTGCACGCTGCCGCCGTGGTCGCGGGCCAGATCGAGACGGCGGCATGA